In Cyclobacteriaceae bacterium, the DNA window AAATGAAGAATAAACTTAACGTGCCCTATGAATTTGTTATTGCCGGCACCAATGATAAGGTGAAAGCCTCTGAAACATTACCCATGCTTAACAAAGTGTTGGCCTTCCCTACTACTATTTTTATTGGGAAGGATGGAAAAGTAAAGCATATCAGGACTGGATTTGAGGGACCTGGCACAGGAGTATATTATGACCAGTTCAAACAACGCTTTAATGAAGTGATCAATCAATTATTGAGTGAGAAACAGGTTTCTAAGAAATAAATGAATTCTAATAACCAATCATCTTCAGGCACAAAGAATCTTACCACTCGTAAGCGGGTCGTGGTCGGCCTTTCCGGCGGAGTGGATTCCAGTGTTGCAGCATATCTCCTGAAAGAGCAGGGATATGAAGTGATAGGGATGTTCATGAAGAACTGGCATGATGATTCGGTAACAATCAGCAATGAATGTCCATGGCTTGATGATAGCAATGATGCCATGATTGTCGCACAACATCTTGGAATACCTTTTCAGGCAATCGATCTCAGCAAAGAATACAAAGAGCGCATTGTCGATTATATGTTCGCAGAATATCAGCGTGGACGTACACCTAATCCTGATGTCCTTTGCAATCGTGAAATCAAATTCGATGTATTTCTAAATGCTGCACTAAAGCTGGGGGCTGATTTTGTTGCAACAGGGCATTATTGCAGAAAAGGAACACTGGAAAAAGATGGGCAGGTTCATTATCAGCTTCTGGCAGGAAAAGATCCCAATAAAGATCAAAGCTATTTTCTATGTCAGTTGACGCAGCAGCAACTTTCAAAAGCACTTTTTCCTGTTGGCGAATTATTGAAGCCTGAGGTGAGAGATATTGCCCGAAAAGCCAATCTCTCGACAGCAGAGAAGAAAGATTCACAAGGCTTATGCTTTGTTGGGAAGGTTCATTTGCCTGATTTTCTTCAGCAAAGACTCGAAACCAAAAAAGGAAACGTCATTGAGGTCGCAACAGATTCTTTAATTTTTAAAAACGGGATTAACTACGATGATCTTGTGGAAATGACGAAGCCATATGTATTTTCTCCTGAATTAGGTGAAGTTGTTGGCGAGCATAACGGAGCTCATTATTACACCATTGGACAAAGACGTGGACTAAATATCGGCGGATTTGAAAAACCTTTATTTGTGATCGGCACTGATACAGATAAAAACGTTATTTATACCGGCATGGGAGAAGATCATCCGGGTCTTTATCGAAAGGGACTTTTTGTTCCCAACAATGATGAACATTGGATTCGAAATGATCTTTCATTAAAGGTAAATGAATCAAAGGAATACAAGGCCAGAATTCGGTATCGTCAACCTTTAGAACTCTGTACTCTGCACAAAAAAGAGGAAGGTTTGTACATTATTTTTGATCGGCCTCAACGCGGGATCACACCCGGACAGTTTGCCGCATGGTATAATGAAGACGAACTGGTTGGATCTGGGGTTATTAACTAAATAGCTATTTCGGATACATTTCCGGGTAAGGAATAAAGGATTCGATCAAAAGGCTTACTCCATCATGCGTCATAAGACTGAGTGTAATGATGATACTTCCTACCACCAGTGCCACTGCAAGATTATTATTCTTTAATTCTGTTATCTCATCGATAGGTGTGATGTAGTCATAGATGAGCATTCCAAGCCAGCACACCAGTAAAGCAGTGACATAGGCCATCAGTATGTACAAAGCTCCGTATCCCATGAAAGTTATCAGAAGGTGAAAAGTACTATTATCACGCGTTGATAGAATTCTGAAAAGTGAAAGTAATGGTTGAATAACACCACTCACCATGTAGCCAACAGAAAAAAGAATACATGCAGTAAATATTCCAAATGCCTGATTATTCTGGTTGATATCATACTTCTTCTTGCCGTAATACTTTAGCAGTAGATATGTAACAGCCATAATGGCTACTCCCATGCTAAGACCAGAAAGAATTTCAATAATTGCGAGTAGGGTCAGCTTCGAATTCATAATCTAAAATTATAGTCCAGTAATTAGTATTTGGCATATCTGGAGGGAGCATTCCAGGCATCCATCCGGTGGCGGTGGTCTCCCAAAAGTAAAACTTTCTGCCTTTATGCATAATGAAATCACCACCTGTGGGAACATCCACAGCCAGCATGGAATGCCGATACTGGTAGCTGTTCACGATGATTGGATCAAATCCAAGGTTCTTTAATAGAGTAAATAAGGTGACAGTTCTTGTATCGCAATCGCCTGATAGTGAATATAAAAACTCCACTGGAGATAAAATCCCATAACGCTGAAGAGGGACGCATGGATAATCTGTGTGTGTAAAGCAGCTGTCAGTAGAAAGAATATAATTATATGGAATGTCCTGAATCATTGAAACAGCAGTATAGATAAGATCAGGGGCCGAAATATTGTCCGTTACCCCCATCGAGATAATGGAATCCTTCAAAGGATTCAAGGATTCCTTGTTGTGATCATACAATCCGAAATAAAAGTTCCTCCAGAATATTTTTTCATTTTCACCCTCATCAATCAGCATCGTATCACGATGATAAAATGCTTCATCAGACATAGCAGGTGTAAAAGAAAACTGTAATCTGCGTTTGGATGCATCTGCGTCTTTCCATACCCGATGATGTGTTGTTGCTACCTCCCATCCAAGCGTGTCGCTGGTATCAAAGTCTTCAATTGAAAATTCATCTACCGGAACTGAGTTGATAGTTGAAGTGCTCTCCTCAGAAGAATCAAAAAAATTGATGATGACACCCAGGGCGATCAGCAAAATACACATCACCCTGAATATCTTTTTCACTTTAGTTTCATTGTTTTACGCGGTGAAGAATGAGTCCATGTTTTGTATGCTCTTCTAAAGGCACTCGCTTCCGAATAACCAAGAATGCTCGCAACGTAAGCTACCTTTAAATCAGGATTGGCTAATAGTTGTCGTGCGATATCCTTTTTAATCATTATCGATAATTTCCTGAAAGTTATTTTCTCCTCTTTCAATTTTCTTTGCAATGAGCGGGTGGTTAATCCAAGGTTCATCGCCAGAAATTCAATAGGTGGCACCTGCCCGTTAAATTCTGTCAATATAATTCTCCTCACGCGATTTGAAAACTTTTCCTTTGACATACGCTCCCGAGAGATTCCTGTCAGCATTTTATCAAACATTCGGTAGAGTGAATGGTCATAGCTTATGACTTTTGATGCCAATTGATGATTCGCAAAAATCAATTGATTGACCCCCGCTTTCAGGTTCAGAGAACATTTGAATACTCTTTCATACTCTGGTAATGCAAAACGTTCCCTGCTGTGAAAATTTACCTGCATGGGAGATACTTTTTTTCCCGAAAGAAGATAGAATACCTGAAGTGTTCCAGCCATTGCCTGATCCACCGCCTGTTGTGCGCTACCAGGTGATTGCCTGGTCCAGACTATTTCCGGGTCAAATTGCAAAATATAGCTTGAGCCTTCTTTATAGATTGAGTATCGAAACATATTCGTCGCCACCCTTCCAAATTTGGCAACGCTCTCAAAGGCATCTTTAAGCGAAGGGCTGCTTTGCATCAAATTGCCGATCAATCCAAGAATGGAAGGATTGGTAGTTTCACCCAAATGCAAACCAAGTAGATTATCATTAGTCAGCTTGACCGCCAGTTCCCACACTTTGTAAGCTGATTCAAAATCAAGTTTTTTATCTGAATGATTTAAGTCTGCCGGATCAACTTTTGCCAGTCGGCAAAGACTTTCCATATCAGCACCTTTGGATACTGCTCCATAAATAATATCTCTGATGATGGGCATGTGTGCGAACATGGCATGATTGAACATTCCGGTTGTCGCAAAATGTCCCTCTTTTGTCACAAGTTATCACTTCTGACGAAATCCAATTAACGTTTGATTAAATAAAACGACAACTATGAAAACAATTACACAGATTTTCCTTGGCCTGATGGCCCTCGCATTTGTCAAGGTAGGAATTGAAACACTTATTGATCCCAGGGCTGTGCTTTCGCAGGTAGGCATAGTGCTG includes these proteins:
- the mnmA gene encoding tRNA 2-thiouridine(34) synthase MnmA, with product MNSNNQSSSGTKNLTTRKRVVVGLSGGVDSSVAAYLLKEQGYEVIGMFMKNWHDDSVTISNECPWLDDSNDAMIVAQHLGIPFQAIDLSKEYKERIVDYMFAEYQRGRTPNPDVLCNREIKFDVFLNAALKLGADFVATGHYCRKGTLEKDGQVHYQLLAGKDPNKDQSYFLCQLTQQQLSKALFPVGELLKPEVRDIARKANLSTAEKKDSQGLCFVGKVHLPDFLQQRLETKKGNVIEVATDSLIFKNGINYDDLVEMTKPYVFSPELGEVVGEHNGAHYYTIGQRRGLNIGGFEKPLFVIGTDTDKNVIYTGMGEDHPGLYRKGLFVPNNDEHWIRNDLSLKVNESKEYKARIRYRQPLELCTLHKKEEGLYIIFDRPQRGITPGQFAAWYNEDELVGSGVIN
- a CDS encoding DUF350 domain-containing protein codes for the protein MNSKLTLLAIIEILSGLSMGVAIMAVTYLLLKYYGKKKYDINQNNQAFGIFTACILFSVGYMVSGVIQPLLSLFRILSTRDNSTFHLLITFMGYGALYILMAYVTALLVCWLGMLIYDYITPIDEITELKNNNLAVALVVGSIIITLSLMTHDGVSLLIESFIPYPEMYPK
- a CDS encoding helix-turn-helix domain-containing protein: MTKEGHFATTGMFNHAMFAHMPIIRDIIYGAVSKGADMESLCRLAKVDPADLNHSDKKLDFESAYKVWELAVKLTNDNLLGLHLGETTNPSILGLIGNLMQSSPSLKDAFESVAKFGRVATNMFRYSIYKEGSSYILQFDPEIVWTRQSPGSAQQAVDQAMAGTLQVFYLLSGKKVSPMQVNFHSRERFALPEYERVFKCSLNLKAGVNQLIFANHQLASKVISYDHSLYRMFDKMLTGISRERMSKEKFSNRVRRIILTEFNGQVPPIEFLAMNLGLTTRSLQRKLKEEKITFRKLSIMIKKDIARQLLANPDLKVAYVASILGYSEASAFRRAYKTWTHSSPRKTMKLK